In Oenanthe melanoleuca isolate GR-GAL-2019-014 chromosome 8, OMel1.0, whole genome shotgun sequence, a single genomic region encodes these proteins:
- the C8H1orf210 gene encoding type III endosome membrane protein TEMP isoform X2 has protein sequence MAPTCLLCWVCSLLCAWPVVMGHPCSLDHQGWADCSGKSLQHAPSSLPRNITSLDLSFNSLVMPHHRTLLNHFPSLHSLNLSSNAKLTLSPAIFSNLGALRLLDLSSCGIIFIHMDTFKGLGNLHTLLLRNNSLQELDVPFLLPLKALFHLDLRHNALVSVDSWSLQLMESVPQVRLEGNPWVCDCRAHALQQWLQRRRAVQVTCVSPSGLRGQEIAALDSQDLGCQIKQRFARELNTTQQITVTENNTTALPAVKGGRSWPYLVGFIVTAIGISILIALVAKCKLAHKNFASYRHRPLPEISSIGGSPMEDTSSWDRGSIPDADLQAEDDDGFIEDNYIQPRR, from the exons ATGGCTCCtacctgcctgctctgctgggtcTGCAGCCTGCTCTGCGCCTGGCCGGTGGTGATGGGACACCCCTGCAGCCTTGACCACCAG GGATGGGCCGACTGCAGTGGAAAGAGCCTTCAGCATGCTCCAAGTTCCCTTCCAAGAAACATTACCAGTTTGGACCTCTCCTTCAACTCCTTGGTCATGCCCCATCACAGGACTCTCCTGAaccatttcccttccctgcactcTCTCAACCTCTCCAGCAATGCCAAGCTCACACTGAGCCCAGCAATCTTCTCCAACCTCGGGGCGCTGCGTCTGCTGGACCTGAGCAGCTGCGGCATCATCTTCATCCACATGGACACTTTCAAAGGCCTGGGAAACTTGCACACACTGCTCCTAAGAAACAACAGCTTGCAGGAGCTTGATGTCCCTTTCCTTTTGCCACTGAAGGCTCTTTTCCACCTGGACCTGCGGCACAATGCGCTGGTCTCTGTGGACAGCTGGAGCCTGCAGCTGATGGAGTCAGTCCCGCAGGTCCGTCTGGAAGGGAACCCCTGGGTGTGCGACTGCCGCGCGCACgctctgcagcagtggctgcagcgCAGGCGAG ctgtgcaggtgacCTGCGTGTCGCCCTCGGGGCTGAGGGGCCAGGAGATTGCAGCTCTGGATTCTCAGGACCTGGGCTGCCAGATTAAGCAGCGTTTTGCTCGTGAGCTCAACACAACACAGCAGATCACAGTGACTGAGAACAACA CCACTGCACTTCCTGCTGtgaagggaggaaggagctggcCATACCTGGTGGGATTCATAGTGACAGCAATTGGCATCTCCATCCTGATCGCACTGGTTGCCAAGTGCAAGCTTGCCCACAAGAACTTCGCCAGCTACCGCCACCGGCCACTGCCTGAAATCAGCTCCATCGGAGGCAGCCCCATGGAGGAtaccagcagctgggacaggggctcCATACCTGATGCTGACCTGCAAGCTGAGGATGATGATGGCTTCATCGAGGACAACTACATCCAGCCCA GAAGATAA
- the C8H1orf210 gene encoding type III endosome membrane protein TEMP isoform X1 has product MAPTCLLCWVCSLLCAWPVVMGHPCSLDHQGWADCSGKSLQHAPSSLPRNITSLDLSFNSLVMPHHRTLLNHFPSLHSLNLSSNAKLTLSPAIFSNLGALRLLDLSSCGIIFIHMDTFKGLGNLHTLLLRNNSLQELDVPFLLPLKALFHLDLRHNALVSVDSWSLQLMESVPQVRLEGNPWVCDCRAHALQQWLQRRRAVQVTCVSPSGLRGQEIAALDSQDLGCQIKQRFARELNTTQQITVTENNTTALPAVKGGRSWPYLVGFIVTAIGISILIALVAKCKLAHKNFASYRHRPLPEISSIGGSPMEDTSSWDRGSIPDADLQAEDDDGFIEDNYIQPSEQLPTKEERELHHSV; this is encoded by the exons ATGGCTCCtacctgcctgctctgctgggtcTGCAGCCTGCTCTGCGCCTGGCCGGTGGTGATGGGACACCCCTGCAGCCTTGACCACCAG GGATGGGCCGACTGCAGTGGAAAGAGCCTTCAGCATGCTCCAAGTTCCCTTCCAAGAAACATTACCAGTTTGGACCTCTCCTTCAACTCCTTGGTCATGCCCCATCACAGGACTCTCCTGAaccatttcccttccctgcactcTCTCAACCTCTCCAGCAATGCCAAGCTCACACTGAGCCCAGCAATCTTCTCCAACCTCGGGGCGCTGCGTCTGCTGGACCTGAGCAGCTGCGGCATCATCTTCATCCACATGGACACTTTCAAAGGCCTGGGAAACTTGCACACACTGCTCCTAAGAAACAACAGCTTGCAGGAGCTTGATGTCCCTTTCCTTTTGCCACTGAAGGCTCTTTTCCACCTGGACCTGCGGCACAATGCGCTGGTCTCTGTGGACAGCTGGAGCCTGCAGCTGATGGAGTCAGTCCCGCAGGTCCGTCTGGAAGGGAACCCCTGGGTGTGCGACTGCCGCGCGCACgctctgcagcagtggctgcagcgCAGGCGAG ctgtgcaggtgacCTGCGTGTCGCCCTCGGGGCTGAGGGGCCAGGAGATTGCAGCTCTGGATTCTCAGGACCTGGGCTGCCAGATTAAGCAGCGTTTTGCTCGTGAGCTCAACACAACACAGCAGATCACAGTGACTGAGAACAACA CCACTGCACTTCCTGCTGtgaagggaggaaggagctggcCATACCTGGTGGGATTCATAGTGACAGCAATTGGCATCTCCATCCTGATCGCACTGGTTGCCAAGTGCAAGCTTGCCCACAAGAACTTCGCCAGCTACCGCCACCGGCCACTGCCTGAAATCAGCTCCATCGGAGGCAGCCCCATGGAGGAtaccagcagctgggacaggggctcCATACCTGATGCTGACCTGCAAGCTGAGGATGATGATGGCTTCATCGAGGACAACTACATCCAGCCCAGTGAGCAGCTGCCAACTAAAGAGGAGCGGGAGTTGCATCACTCTGTCTGA
- the TMEM125 gene encoding transmembrane protein 125, with the protein MPELAELSSPRTPADADHIQRNILEEHVELWWFQDPKKSILCYGMAVVLILACGIGGIILLYSTSSRSGEWRLAVGTTLCLLALLVLLKQLLSSAIQDMNCIRSRDQIELLKSGGFSDCLVLLLSALVLLVCGLVLTILSTTTMQLSPARPLASMFTSGVILLTAGSAILLCLLLYLLCTSCRRAAPRSLETGEIRVFTISGRLAGNRRLPPTSSMANLI; encoded by the coding sequence AtgccagagctggcagagctgagcagccccCGCACCCCTGCAGATGCAGACCACATCCAGAGGAATATCTTGGAAGAGCATGTGGAGCTCTGGTGGTTCCAGGACCCCAAAAAGTCCATTCTGTGCTATGGGATGGCCGTGGTGCTGATCCTGGCCTGCGGGATTGGGGGCATCATCCTGCTGTACAGCACTAGCAGCCGGTCCGGAGAGTGGCGGCTCGCCGTGGGCACCACACTCtgcctgctggccctgctcGTGCTGCTGaaacagctgctgagctctgcaatCCAGGACATGAATTGCATCCGCAGCCGGGATCAGATCGAGCTCCTGAAGAGCGGAGGCTTCTCGgactgcctggtgctgctgctgagcgccctggtgctgctggtgtgcGGGCTGGTGCTCACCATCCTCTCCACCACCACCATGCAGCTCAGCCCCGCGCGGCCGCTGGCCAGCATGTTCACCAGCGGGGTCATCCTCCTGACTGCTGGCAGCGCCAtcctcctgtgcctgctgctgtaCCTGCTGTGCACCTCCTGCCGCCGGGCAGCTCCTCGGAGCCTGGAGACCGGCGAGATCCGCGTCTTCACCATCTCCGGCCGCCTCGCTGGCAACAGGCGGCTTCCTCCCACCTCCAGCATGGCCAACCTGATCTGA